The Peribacillus sp. FSL E2-0218 genome contains a region encoding:
- a CDS encoding DUF47 domain-containing protein: protein MAFKSKKDKFAVMLFNIAQNLKEGADYFADYKLKNISDLKVFSDKMKDYEHKGDSMVHNVIKELNNAFITPIEREDILELTMRMDDVIDGLEHCSALFEMYSIVNADEYMLKFVDAIKECTYEIETAVDTLSTKKLPMIRENAIKIKDLESVCDGIQRQSIKNLFTVEKDPIRIIQYKEIYESLEEIADHCQAVANTLETIIMKNA from the coding sequence ATGGCTTTTAAATCAAAAAAAGACAAATTCGCAGTAATGCTTTTCAACATCGCTCAAAACCTTAAAGAAGGTGCTGACTATTTCGCGGATTATAAGCTGAAAAACATCTCCGATCTAAAAGTATTTTCAGATAAGATGAAAGATTATGAGCATAAAGGCGATTCAATGGTCCATAACGTGATCAAAGAGTTGAACAACGCTTTCATCACTCCTATCGAACGGGAGGATATCCTTGAATTAACCATGAGAATGGATGATGTCATTGATGGTTTGGAGCACTGTTCCGCATTATTCGAAATGTACTCGATCGTCAATGCAGACGAGTATATGCTGAAGTTTGTTGATGCAATCAAGGAATGTACGTATGAAATCGAAACAGCTGTAGATACTCTCTCGACAAAAAAATTACCAATGATTCGTGAGAATGCAATTAAAATAAAAGATCTTGAATCTGTTTGTGACGGAATACAACGTCAATCGATCAAAAACCTGTTTACAGTTGAAAAAGATCCAATCAGAATCATTCAATATAAAGAAATTTACGAAAGCCTGGAAGAAATCGCCGATCACTGTCAAGCGGTGGCCAATACACTTGAAACAATCATAATGAAAAACGCCTAA
- a CDS encoding inorganic phosphate transporter codes for MSSIFILTALIIVFALVFDFINGFHDTANAIATAVSTKALKPRHAIIMAAAMNLLGALTFTGVAHTITKDIVDPFTLNNGSYVILAALLSAITWNLVTWYFGIPSSSSHAIIGSIAGAAIVASGFDAIKWSGFTKIVQALILSPILAFTLGFIVYSIFKVIFKNNNLGKTNKRFRRIQILTAAVQSYTHGTNDAQKSMGIITMALIANGYSTNSEVPFWVQLSCAIAMALGTSIGGWKIIKTVGGKIMKIRPVNGVAADMTGAAIIFGATFLHMPVSTTHVISSSILGVGSAHRIKGVKWGTAKSMLITWFITLPISASLAGMIYYIIALFL; via the coding sequence ATGAGTAGCATTTTCATCTTAACCGCGTTAATTATCGTTTTTGCTTTGGTCTTTGACTTTATCAATGGATTTCATGATACGGCGAACGCCATCGCTACAGCCGTGTCAACCAAGGCGCTTAAGCCGCGCCACGCCATCATCATGGCTGCAGCCATGAATTTATTAGGGGCACTGACCTTTACAGGTGTGGCACATACGATTACGAAGGATATTGTGGATCCATTCACATTGAACAACGGTTCTTATGTCATTTTGGCTGCGCTTCTTTCAGCAATAACTTGGAACTTGGTTACCTGGTATTTTGGCATTCCAAGCAGCTCTTCTCATGCGATAATCGGTTCAATAGCCGGGGCGGCCATTGTCGCCAGTGGGTTCGATGCGATTAAATGGAGCGGATTCACCAAGATTGTCCAAGCCTTGATTCTTTCACCCATCCTTGCTTTTACACTTGGATTCATTGTATACAGCATCTTTAAGGTGATTTTCAAAAACAACAATTTAGGAAAGACCAACAAGCGATTCAGGAGAATACAAATTCTCACGGCGGCCGTTCAATCCTATACACACGGAACGAATGATGCACAAAAATCCATGGGTATCATCACCATGGCTTTAATTGCTAACGGGTATTCCACTAATTCCGAAGTCCCTTTCTGGGTCCAATTATCCTGTGCAATAGCCATGGCGCTTGGAACATCAATCGGAGGCTGGAAAATCATTAAAACCGTCGGTGGGAAAATCATGAAAATTCGACCGGTAAACGGGGTCGCTGCCGATATGACAGGAGCGGCGATCATTTTCGGTGCTACCTTCCTGCACATGCCTGTCAGCACGACACATGTCATTTCTTCATCCATCCTTGGGGTCGGTTCTGCACACAGAATCAAGGGGGTAAAATGGGGAACGGCTAAAAGCATGTTAATCACATGGTTCATAACATTGCCCATCTCCGCTTCATTAGCCGGTATGATTTATTATATTATTGCCTTGTTTTTATAA
- a CDS encoding aldo/keto reductase produces the protein MISNIRETITLHNGVKMPQLGFGVFKVKNGNETVASVKKAIEVGYRAIDTAAIYENEEGVGQAISECGVPREELFITSKVWNTEQGYDTTLQAFDDSLKRLGLEYLDLYLIHWPGKDKYLDTWKALEKLYKDGKVKSIGVSNFHVHHLENLLANCEVKPVVNQIELHPLLTQGEIRNYCEKNEIKVEAWSPLGRGNLLEEPTINHIAKKHGKSPAQVLIRWHLQHDIVVIPKSITPARIEENAQVFDFSLSLNEMNQIDSLNKNERFGSNPDEVLF, from the coding sequence ATGATTTCAAATATACGGGAAACGATCACTTTACATAATGGGGTTAAGATGCCGCAATTGGGTTTTGGTGTTTTCAAGGTGAAGAATGGCAATGAAACGGTTGCTTCCGTCAAGAAAGCAATTGAAGTGGGTTATCGTGCGATTGATACGGCAGCCATTTATGAAAATGAAGAAGGGGTTGGACAGGCAATCTCTGAGTGTGGAGTTCCCCGTGAAGAGCTATTCATTACATCTAAAGTGTGGAATACGGAGCAAGGATACGATACTACCCTTCAGGCATTTGATGATAGCTTGAAACGCCTTGGTTTGGAATACTTGGATTTATATTTGATCCATTGGCCGGGCAAAGACAAGTACTTGGATACATGGAAGGCTTTAGAAAAGCTTTATAAGGATGGAAAAGTGAAATCGATCGGCGTCAGTAATTTCCATGTTCACCATTTGGAAAATTTACTGGCGAATTGTGAAGTGAAACCAGTCGTCAATCAAATCGAGTTGCATCCTCTTTTGACTCAGGGGGAAATCCGTAATTACTGTGAAAAGAATGAAATCAAGGTGGAAGCATGGAGCCCGCTAGGCAGGGGGAATCTATTGGAAGAACCGACGATTAATCATATTGCGAAAAAGCATGGGAAAAGCCCAGCGCAAGTGCTGATTAGATGGCATCTACAACATGATATCGTCGTTATACCGAAATCGATCACACCGGCCCGCATCGAGGAGAATGCCCAGGTGTTTGACTTTTCATTGAGCCTTAACGAAATGAATCAAATTGATTCCTTGAACAAAAATGAACGATTCGGAAGCAATCCGGATGAGGTTTTGTTTTAA
- a CDS encoding GlsB/YeaQ/YmgE family stress response membrane protein produces MGFLWSLIIGGIIGWLAGMIVGRDVPFGIIGNIIAGFVGAWLGSLILGTWGPSVADFAIIPALIGAIVFVFILSLILKGMRKAS; encoded by the coding sequence ATGGGATTTTTATGGTCATTAATTATCGGAGGTATCATTGGTTGGTTAGCAGGTATGATCGTTGGACGTGACGTACCATTTGGAATTATCGGTAACATCATTGCAGGTTTTGTAGGGGCTTGGTTAGGTTCATTAATTCTTGGAACTTGGGGACCTTCAGTAGCGGACTTCGCTATCATTCCAGCATTGATTGGTGCAATCGTATTTGTCTTCATCTTAAGCCTTATCTTAAAAGGCATGAGAAAAGCTTCATAA
- a CDS encoding RluA family pseudouridine synthase gives MEDFNTKNPSMFINVLGNWNGLSLEKLFKERWKAPKKLVHEWRMSKEVMLNGRTAIWSTILQQGDLLSIPLMDAAENETVQATNLDIPILYEDEWLLVANKPAGIDTHPSQPGDSHSLINGVAYYLQQTGQTCMIKHIHRLDKDTTGAVLFAKNRLIGSMLDRMLEEREIKRTYVALVEGTLHKKEGKINEKIGRDRHHATRRRVSPTGQTALTHYRVLNHDSKRNLTLISCTLESGRTHQIRVHFSHLNHPLAGDTLYGGKKTFHRQALHARKIEFTHPISEEKMAIEAPFLDKPEIFDGRNL, from the coding sequence ATGGAAGATTTTAATACAAAAAATCCAAGTATGTTCATTAATGTTCTGGGAAATTGGAATGGGCTATCGCTGGAAAAACTCTTTAAGGAACGATGGAAGGCCCCAAAGAAGCTGGTTCATGAATGGAGAATGAGTAAAGAAGTAATGCTGAACGGCAGGACTGCCATATGGTCCACCATTCTACAGCAAGGAGATTTGCTCAGCATCCCATTAATGGATGCTGCTGAAAATGAAACCGTTCAAGCGACTAACTTAGACATTCCGATTTTATATGAGGATGAATGGTTGCTGGTAGCCAATAAACCGGCTGGCATTGATACCCACCCATCTCAGCCTGGTGATAGCCATTCTCTCATCAATGGAGTGGCCTACTATCTTCAACAAACCGGTCAGACCTGTATGATCAAGCATATACATAGGCTTGATAAAGATACGACAGGAGCAGTCCTTTTTGCCAAAAACCGCCTGATCGGGTCAATGCTTGATAGAATGTTGGAAGAAAGGGAAATCAAACGGACGTATGTAGCTTTAGTCGAGGGAACCCTTCATAAGAAGGAAGGAAAAATCAATGAGAAAATTGGCCGGGACCGACATCATGCAACGAGACGCAGAGTGTCACCGACCGGCCAGACTGCCCTCACCCATTACCGGGTTCTCAATCACGATTCCAAACGTAACTTGACACTTATCAGCTGCACCTTGGAAAGCGGGCGAACCCACCAAATCAGGGTTCATTTCAGCCATTTGAATCATCCGTTGGCAGGCGATACATTGTATGGCGGCAAAAAAACTTTTCATCGCCAAGCGCTGCATGCACGGAAAATCGAATTCACCCACCCGATTTCCGAAGAGAAAATGGCAATAGAAGCGCCATTCTTGGATAAACCTGAAATATTTGATGGAAGGAACCTTTAA
- a CDS encoding DUF5365 family protein translates to MKTVFSSTEEQEQEIASLVSRFYETVFPKYFTESEILHFRKIGVLERNRSSSRFTYLGTLRDAFQVMTCLQVLLSILGKQQAEEWNDPDSAELFQHNITLLNEYGIFFPFYYDHFSNMNQEASNDLQMMDAHVANQYLV, encoded by the coding sequence TTGAAGACGGTCTTTTCTTCAACAGAAGAACAAGAACAAGAAATAGCGAGTCTCGTTTCGAGATTCTACGAAACTGTATTTCCAAAATACTTTACCGAAAGTGAAATCCTTCATTTTCGGAAGATAGGCGTTTTAGAGCGCAATCGCAGCAGCAGTAGGTTTACCTATTTGGGAACCTTAAGGGATGCTTTTCAAGTAATGACCTGCCTCCAGGTACTCCTATCCATATTGGGCAAACAGCAGGCAGAAGAATGGAATGATCCCGATTCGGCGGAATTGTTCCAACATAACATAACGTTATTAAATGAATACGGAATCTTTTTCCCTTTTTATTATGACCATTTTTCAAATATGAACCAAGAAGCGAGTAATGATTTGCAAATGATGGATGCCCATGTGGCGAATCAATATTTAGTATAA
- a CDS encoding thioredoxin family protein, which produces MKKMAIILVIIVALFVMMGVLTTMKKEEKSKGNPYGKDKLDPATVDQLNDPNYQNLILPQELEQDLQDNKDVTVYYYSPKNGYSEKTTPIVAPLAEKLGIDLVQYNLLEFEQGWSDYGIKDTPTIVHYKNGQEQERIVGFKEEETFKKWFEDNDIN; this is translated from the coding sequence ATGAAGAAAATGGCTATTATTTTAGTGATAATCGTAGCTTTATTTGTCATGATGGGCGTTTTGACCACTATGAAAAAAGAAGAAAAATCAAAAGGAAATCCCTACGGCAAGGATAAACTTGACCCGGCCACTGTCGATCAGCTGAATGATCCCAATTATCAGAACTTGATACTGCCCCAGGAATTGGAGCAAGACCTCCAAGACAATAAAGACGTGACTGTTTATTACTACAGCCCTAAAAACGGTTATAGTGAAAAGACCACTCCGATCGTAGCGCCGTTGGCGGAAAAACTGGGCATCGATCTTGTTCAATATAATCTTTTGGAATTTGAGCAAGGATGGAGCGATTATGGCATCAAGGATACCCCGACCATCGTCCATTATAAAAATGGACAGGAACAAGAACGGATCGTTGGATTTAAAGAAGAGGAAACCTTCAAGAAGTGGTTCGAAGACAACGACATTAATTAA
- a CDS encoding bifunctional GNAT family N-acetyltransferase/carbon-nitrogen hydrolase family protein, with amino-acid sequence MPNLDLHKYEKIMEIRNMKLEDIDEIIVLQSSCFPGMVPWKREQLESHLEIFPEGQFVAEYDGKVIGSCSSLIINFDEYDDRHTWDDVTDNGYITNHNPDGYNLYGIEVMVHPNFRRMKIGQRLYDSRKELVAQLNLKSIIIGGRIPNYHKHADELLPREYVKEVQLHKIYDPVLSFQLLNGFTLMRINPNYLPDDLQSNKYATLMEWNNVDYQPKSKRYYKTSEPVRICVVQYMLRKIDSFDDFANQVEYFTDVASDANADFAVFPELFTTQLMSFLNERSPSLAVRKLSDFTEQYIELFTTLAVRYNINIIGGSHFVKEDDDNIYNIAYLFRRDGTIEKQYKIHITPNEKKWWGINAGDRVRVFDTDCGKIAIQICYDIEFPELARIATDMGAKIIFTPFCTEDRQGYLRVRYCAQARAVENQIYTVISGTVGNLPQTENMDIQYAQSGIFAPSDFEFARDGIVGETSPNLEMVLIGDVDLEILRRERQSGTVRQLKDRRHDIYKLHYQKGEK; translated from the coding sequence ATGCCTAATTTGGACCTGCATAAATATGAAAAAATAATGGAAATCCGTAACATGAAACTAGAAGACATAGATGAAATAATCGTTTTGCAATCGAGTTGCTTTCCAGGAATGGTTCCTTGGAAGCGGGAACAGCTAGAGAGTCATTTGGAAATTTTTCCTGAAGGACAATTTGTTGCTGAATATGATGGAAAAGTGATTGGGTCATGCTCGAGCCTCATTATTAATTTTGACGAATATGATGATCGACATACATGGGACGATGTAACGGATAATGGTTATATCACGAATCATAATCCGGACGGGTATAATTTATATGGAATCGAGGTCATGGTCCATCCAAATTTCCGCAGGATGAAAATCGGCCAAAGGCTATATGATTCAAGAAAAGAACTCGTTGCGCAGCTGAACTTGAAAAGCATCATCATCGGCGGCAGGATACCTAATTACCATAAACATGCGGATGAACTTTTACCAAGGGAATATGTGAAAGAAGTACAGTTACATAAAATATATGACCCAGTACTTTCATTCCAGCTGTTAAATGGATTCACGCTCATGAGGATCAATCCGAATTACCTACCGGATGACCTGCAATCGAATAAGTACGCCACGCTCATGGAGTGGAATAATGTCGATTACCAGCCGAAATCCAAACGTTATTATAAAACATCCGAACCTGTAAGGATATGTGTGGTGCAGTACATGCTGCGCAAGATCGATTCCTTTGATGACTTCGCCAATCAAGTCGAGTACTTCACTGACGTAGCTTCGGATGCCAATGCCGATTTCGCGGTATTCCCGGAATTGTTCACCACCCAGCTCATGTCATTCTTGAATGAAAGATCGCCAAGCTTGGCTGTAAGGAAGCTATCCGATTTCACGGAGCAGTATATTGAGTTGTTCACCACTCTAGCTGTAAGGTATAACATCAATATCATCGGCGGTTCTCATTTCGTGAAAGAGGACGATGATAACATTTATAATATAGCTTATTTATTCCGTCGTGACGGAACGATCGAAAAGCAATATAAGATTCATATCACACCGAATGAAAAAAAATGGTGGGGGATCAACGCAGGTGACCGCGTGCGTGTCTTCGATACGGATTGCGGGAAAATTGCGATACAAATTTGTTATGATATTGAGTTTCCGGAGCTTGCCCGAATCGCTACCGACATGGGAGCCAAAATCATCTTCACGCCATTTTGTACGGAAGACAGGCAAGGTTATTTGCGCGTTCGCTATTGTGCCCAGGCCCGTGCTGTCGAAAATCAAATTTATACCGTCATTTCCGGAACGGTCGGCAATTTGCCGCAAACGGAAAATATGGATATCCAATATGCCCAATCGGGTATTTTCGCTCCATCGGATTTCGAATTTGCCCGTGATGGCATAGTCGGGGAAACGAGCCCGAACTTGGAGATGGTCCTGATCGGCGATGTCGATCTGGAAATCCTACGACGAGAAAGACAGTCGGGGACGGTAAGGCAATTGAAAGATCGCCGTCATGATATATACAAGCTACACTATCAAAAAGGTGAAAAATAA
- a CDS encoding phospho-sugar mutase: MDWKTLYTKWAEYQNLNGELRVLLEEMQRDEAKLEDAFYKNLEFGTGGMRGEIGAGTNRMNLYTVRKATAGLAQFITSFGDDAKGRGAVIAYDSRHKSPEFALEAAKTLGTFGVKAYLFDELRPTPELSFAVRELNAFAGIVITASHNPPEYNGYKVYGQDGAQLTPEAADQVIGYVNGIESELDIQVQEVEFLKEKGLIEIVGEELDAAYNRELLTVPENAELAEEIDVSIVFTPLHGTANKSVRRALQSLGYQNLHIVKEQELPDPDFSTVKSPNPEEPAAFEMAIELGNKVEADILIATDPDADRLGIAVKNESGQYVVLTGNQTGALFLDYLLAQKKEKGELPANGVILKTIVTSEIGRAIAKSYGLHTVDVLTGFKFIAEKIQQYNESGEHSFLFGYEESYGYLIKDFARDKDAIQASVLAVEVCAHYKKQGLTLYEGLLNVFEKYGFYLEGLRSLTLKGIEGSKQISGILNQFRQNPPAQIAGSRVNTVEDYQSSKKVTLPSNAEEAIELPKSNVLKYFLEDGTWVCLRPSGTEPKIKFYFGVQGKSMSEAETKLSAVMTNFMSQIEALV, encoded by the coding sequence ATGGACTGGAAGACGTTATACACCAAATGGGCAGAGTACCAGAACTTAAATGGGGAATTACGTGTCCTCCTTGAGGAAATGCAGCGTGATGAAGCGAAGCTGGAAGATGCCTTTTATAAAAATTTAGAGTTTGGGACAGGCGGCATGCGCGGGGAAATCGGAGCTGGAACAAACAGGATGAACCTTTATACGGTTAGGAAGGCTACGGCTGGATTAGCTCAATTCATCACGTCGTTTGGGGATGATGCAAAAGGAAGAGGGGCTGTGATCGCTTATGATTCAAGGCACAAGTCCCCTGAATTTGCGCTTGAAGCAGCTAAAACATTAGGGACATTTGGAGTGAAGGCTTATTTATTCGATGAGCTGCGCCCGACTCCCGAATTATCCTTTGCTGTACGCGAGTTGAATGCATTTGCTGGAATCGTCATCACGGCAAGCCACAATCCGCCTGAATATAATGGATACAAGGTTTATGGTCAAGATGGGGCACAACTGACGCCAGAAGCTGCGGATCAAGTGATCGGCTATGTGAATGGAATTGAAAGTGAGCTTGATATTCAAGTTCAAGAAGTTGAATTCCTAAAAGAGAAGGGCCTTATTGAAATCGTAGGTGAGGAATTGGATGCAGCCTACAATAGGGAGTTGCTGACAGTTCCCGAGAATGCTGAGCTGGCAGAGGAAATTGATGTGTCTATCGTTTTTACGCCGCTTCATGGAACGGCAAATAAATCAGTCAGAAGGGCTCTGCAAAGCTTAGGCTATCAAAATTTACATATCGTGAAGGAGCAGGAGCTGCCAGATCCCGATTTTTCGACAGTCAAGTCCCCAAACCCAGAGGAACCAGCTGCATTTGAAATGGCGATCGAGCTCGGAAACAAGGTAGAGGCGGACATATTGATTGCAACGGACCCGGATGCCGACCGATTGGGAATTGCCGTGAAAAACGAATCCGGCCAATATGTTGTCCTTACGGGGAATCAAACTGGTGCCCTTTTCCTTGATTATTTACTTGCCCAGAAAAAAGAAAAAGGGGAGCTTCCAGCAAACGGAGTCATCTTGAAAACGATCGTCACCTCGGAAATAGGCAGGGCGATTGCAAAATCCTACGGCCTGCATACAGTTGACGTTCTTACAGGTTTTAAATTCATCGCCGAGAAAATCCAGCAATATAATGAAAGCGGGGAACACAGCTTTTTATTCGGATATGAAGAGTCGTACGGTTATCTGATTAAAGACTTTGCCCGTGATAAAGATGCCATTCAAGCGTCTGTACTCGCTGTAGAGGTTTGTGCTCATTATAAAAAACAAGGGCTCACTCTTTATGAAGGGTTATTGAACGTGTTCGAAAAATATGGCTTTTACCTTGAGGGGCTGCGCTCATTGACGCTGAAGGGAATCGAGGGTTCGAAACAAATTTCTGGAATATTGAATCAATTCCGCCAAAACCCTCCTGCCCAAATTGCCGGCAGCCGAGTAAACACAGTGGAAGATTATCAGAGCAGTAAGAAGGTAACATTGCCTTCAAATGCCGAAGAAGCGATCGAGCTGCCTAAATCCAACGTACTGAAGTATTTTCTCGAAGATGGCACATGGGTATGCCTTCGCCCTTCAGGCACGGAACCGAAAATTAAATTCTATTTTGGCGTTCAAGGTAAGTCAATGTCGGAAGCTGAAACCAAGTTATCGGCAGTGATGACGAATTTCATGAGCCAGATTGAGGCATTAGTTTAA
- a CDS encoding NADPH-dependent FMN reductase produces the protein MKLVIINGSPRKQGRTGIASRYISKKYGAELIDLSNSEIPLYSGEGEQYQLEVIQDLRKSIEEADGVILTTPEYHGSMSGALKNALDFLSSEQFAHKPVALLAVSGGGKGGINALNSVRTVGRSLYANVIPKQLVLDPHCFDYEKDGLFEESAVLVEGLLEELKMYATAYATIKK, from the coding sequence ATGAAGTTAGTAATTATTAATGGTTCACCACGTAAACAAGGACGTACAGGAATTGCATCACGTTACATATCCAAGAAATACGGAGCGGAACTTATTGACTTAAGCAATAGTGAGATCCCTTTGTATTCTGGTGAAGGTGAGCAATATCAATTGGAAGTGATTCAAGATCTTCGTAAAAGCATCGAGGAAGCGGATGGAGTGATCCTTACCACTCCTGAATATCATGGTTCCATGAGTGGAGCTTTGAAGAACGCTTTGGATTTTTTAAGCAGTGAGCAATTTGCACATAAACCAGTGGCATTACTGGCGGTTTCCGGTGGAGGGAAAGGCGGGATTAACGCCTTGAATTCCGTGAGAACTGTGGGGCGCAGCCTCTATGCCAATGTAATCCCGAAACAATTGGTTCTTGATCCACATTGCTTCGATTATGAAAAAGATGGTTTATTTGAAGAGTCAGCCGTACTGGTAGAAGGCTTACTTGAGGAACTTAAAATGTATGCAACTGCCTATGCGACAATAAAAAAATAA
- a CDS encoding YhdB family protein — translation MRIADYDQALFHTHRSDWDSLLILMVRTKDHILSKKIEHFLHAYRFEHDYQIVQSQLYALLRYLDHAAEKTNAYLSELPG, via the coding sequence ATGAGGATCGCGGATTATGATCAGGCATTGTTTCACACACATCGTTCTGATTGGGACAGCTTGTTAATATTGATGGTTCGAACGAAAGACCATATTCTTTCGAAAAAAATCGAACATTTTTTACACGCCTACAGATTTGAGCATGATTATCAAATCGTTCAATCTCAGCTTTATGCATTGCTTCGTTACTTGGATCATGCAGCAGAAAAAACAAATGCTTATTTAAGTGAACTTCCAGGCTAA
- a CDS encoding M14 family zinc carboxypeptidase, with protein sequence MRKIMLIGIVSLLFLPKTALAEAVYSPERMEMDLKAIQDQYKLDVQIIGQTEKGKNIKAVKLGNGKKSILLVGSHHGREWLSSKILIAMLENYAAAYRAGKPIEGYPSELLNQVSIWFIPMLNPDGVSIQQGDLSSLNVLEKISVWKMNRYSTNWSRWKANAKGVDLNRQYPAGWNEVISHETKPAYQFFKGEQPLQAAEVKALVKFTEEMDPLISVSYHTSGREIFWHYHNKRENMARDYGIAKKTAELTGYELSFPEKEAVGSGFTDWFITKFNRPGMTIELSYLVEETNPPVTVFPEEWERNRSIGIMLVKEASQLHNN encoded by the coding sequence ATGAGAAAAATAATGCTGATTGGAATAGTGTCCCTGCTTTTTCTTCCGAAAACGGCTCTTGCAGAAGCTGTATATTCCCCTGAACGTATGGAGATGGACCTGAAAGCAATCCAGGACCAATATAAATTGGATGTACAAATAATCGGCCAAACGGAAAAAGGGAAAAATATCAAGGCAGTCAAGTTAGGAAATGGAAAAAAATCCATTCTGCTTGTTGGATCGCATCATGGCCGCGAATGGCTAAGCTCGAAAATCCTAATTGCAATGCTTGAAAACTATGCAGCCGCCTATCGTGCAGGAAAGCCCATCGAGGGGTACCCTTCCGAATTATTGAATCAAGTCAGCATATGGTTTATCCCGATGCTGAATCCGGATGGCGTCAGCATTCAACAAGGCGATTTATCAAGCTTGAATGTTCTTGAAAAAATATCCGTCTGGAAGATGAACAGGTATAGTACAAATTGGTCACGATGGAAGGCAAATGCCAAAGGAGTCGACTTGAATAGGCAGTATCCGGCTGGATGGAACGAAGTCATAAGCCATGAAACGAAACCAGCTTACCAATTTTTTAAAGGGGAACAGCCCCTTCAGGCAGCCGAGGTTAAGGCGCTTGTGAAATTCACTGAGGAAATGGACCCTCTTATCTCGGTGTCCTACCATACGTCAGGAAGGGAAATCTTTTGGCATTATCACAATAAACGCGAAAATATGGCGAGGGATTATGGGATTGCCAAAAAAACGGCGGAATTGACTGGGTATGAACTGAGCTTTCCCGAAAAAGAAGCGGTAGGCAGCGGTTTTACCGATTGGTTCATCACAAAATTCAATCGTCCCGGTATGACAATCGAGCTTAGTTATTTAGTGGAGGAAACCAATCCACCGGTAACTGTATTTCCCGAGGAATGGGAAAGGAATCGTTCCATTGGAATCATGCTTGTAAAAGAAGCGAGCCAGCTGCATAACAATTGA
- a CDS encoding DUF3889 domain-containing protein produces the protein MKKVIMIFIGVFLLFHTGAISAAAAEKPDYEKYGKIAIAVVQADYSENEVTDYEYKGRKTVAKNFVEDDFKFLVGSNGMEFNVIVTVQHDLRNKKLLSLKVTEQKGK, from the coding sequence TTGAAGAAAGTCATCATGATATTTATCGGAGTTTTTTTGCTTTTCCACACAGGGGCGATTTCAGCAGCAGCTGCCGAAAAGCCCGATTATGAAAAATACGGTAAAATAGCGATTGCCGTTGTCCAGGCGGATTATTCCGAAAATGAGGTTACCGATTATGAATATAAGGGCAGAAAAACAGTAGCGAAGAATTTTGTCGAAGACGATTTCAAATTTTTGGTAGGATCTAATGGAATGGAGTTCAATGTCATCGTGACCGTTCAACACGATTTGCGGAATAAAAAATTGCTTAGTTTAAAGGTCACGGAGCAAAAAGGAAAGTGA